TCAGGTCAAGGGCGGCTAGGGCTGGAGGACTCTGTCTACCCTTTCTTCCAGCCGGCATCCGCAGGTAGAGGCCTGCGCCGGCCCTCCAGGCAGCCTTGTGGGGAGCTTGGTCTTCCTGAGACCAACCCTTCCTGGGGGGTGTCCCGCAGGACCTGTGGGAGCTCAGAGTTGGAGTCTGGCTTGCTGCCCGCCTCCCCCAGGGAAGGGCTCACACCGGATCGGGCCTCAGgaggaggcacccaggtgtcctgtgggGACTGAGCCCTTGACCGGACACTCTGTGGGGTGCAGCTCCTTTCCCGCCCAGGATGAGAAACTCATCTTCCCCGACCTTCTGGGAGGTCCAACCAGGTCTGCCCGAGGTCACCTGCTGAGGCTCCCCCAGGCTCTCCCACGATATCCTAATCCCTTGGGTTCTGGAAGCACTGGGTGAAGCTCTCAAGGCGGGATCTCCAGCACAGTCTCCCTTGACGAGGCCACGCTTGGGGGCCAAGAGCCTCTGCATTCCAGGGACGATGCCACCACACAGGCATTTGCCACAATCCTGCCCCCTTAGGTCCAGACAGCCTGAAGGtgctcctgggcccctccccggACCCTCGGGCTGGGGACACTGGGCAGCTAAGGCCTCAGGCAGgccctgtgtgacctggggcaccATGTGGCATGCAATCTGGCCTCAGTGGGAGGAGGACCGGCGTTTCCTGGGCCACCCTGATCCAGCATGGTCTGTGCTGGGCAGACTCTTATCTCTGAAACCAGGCCAGGGGTGGGGTTCACCTAGGCTTATACCCTTTAAATAATGCCAATTCTTGGGCCTTTGAAGGTCCCAATACCCCACTAGGTTGGGGACACTTGCAGACCACTCCTCGGATCAGAGAGGAAGCTCTCCAGCCCCGgtgggcctctctctctcctcaagcACAGTTGGAGGGTAGAGGGTTCCCTGGAGACCCGCAGGCTGATGGGCTCAGGCTTTGGGGCCCAGGCCAGTTCAGCCAGCACTCACTGAGCGGGGCCTGCAGGCCAGAGCGGAGGGAGGCCAGCCGGAAGCGGCTGTGGGCAGTGCTTATTGGGATGGGGGTTGCAGAGGAAATCCTGGGGTGCGTGTCCAGAGGGAGCCTGGTCATCTGCATTGCATCCCAGAGTCGGCCTCTCCCAGCATCTCTCCgactcctctccttcctcccaggatcctccccgcacccccccaccccgacctccgCCCTCCATCCTCCGCCCTCCACCCTCCCCCGCTGATTCGGGTGCTCACACTCTCAGGCACCTGCTGTGGCTCACTCCCCTCCACTAAGGGCCAGGCCAGGGCTGAAGATCAGGCTGTTCTGGTCCCACCcagctcccttccctccctgccaaAAATAGCCCTGGGGTCAGCTCTCATGCTCCACCAAATATAGCCATCTggcctgcctgccctgcccccaaGTGCCTGCCAGCCTCAGGCAGGGTGCGGAGGGGGGAAGGTCAGGGATTGGGCAGAGCAAGAAGGGAAGAGCCTCTTGCCAggctcctggggctgggggcctcaGGGGCTCTTTAGGatgagccacccccacccctcacccaggCCTTCCTGGCACTCCCACCTGGATGGCTGACAGGGACGAAGCGTGGCCCTCTATGCCACGCCTACCCTGGGCAGCTCCTGGTCTGTCAGATGCACAGGGACAGAcctcctggggccccagaaaGCCCTTCTTCCCAagactgccccccacccaccctgggtCCCTGCTTTCCCCAGCGCCTCCACACACTTACTAGGCAGACTAGGCAGACTGGGGCAGACCCCCAGAGCTGCCAGGAGGGTGGGCCAAGTCTCCCTTCCCATCAGTGTTCCTCAGCCAACTGAGGACCCCAACTAAGCGGCACACTTCTCCAGATGCCCTCATCCTCATGTAGAGGAGGGGCGAGCTCTCCCACCAAGACCAGACACTTTTGGAAGGTCCCACGTCAACCTTTGGAAAATGGAAGGTGGTGGTCTGGGAGCGAGGCCCAGGATGGTGGTGGACACTCGAGTCCCTCCAGTAGGCAGTTCTGGATGGTGGCTGGAGCGGTTGCGGGGCGGGGGTCTCTGGGAGCACagaaggtgggggcagggtgAAAGGGTGAAAGGGTAGGGCTGGGCTTCTCAGAACTTGTCCTTGCGTGGGTCCTGGTGGGGGCAGGGCTTCAGAGCAGACCCCAGAGGGTAGCCAGGAGTATGGGGGTCAGGGCCAGGGTTCCGGGGATGGCGAGGCCAGCGCCGTTACAGAGGTCGTACTGGCAGCAGGAGGTGGTAGAGGCGTGCTTGGAGTAACCATCGTACACGGTCTCGAAGCAGCTGGGCACGCAGGACTTGCTCACCTTCATCCTGGTCGGGGTGTAGTCTGCACAGCGGGGGTGGGCCAGGACTCAGGTTGGCCAACCCTGGCACACAGGCCTTTAGGGCAGCCAAGTGCTCCCAGGTGCTCCCCCAAGAGACTCCTAGGGCAAGCgggggcctccctgctcagtctcCCACCCTCCAGGGCTGGGGAAGAGCAGCCCCTCATGCTCCCAGGGACCACTGGGGCACCGGCCGACTCACAAGTGCGCGTGGTCATGCAGTAGGTGACCATGGCCGGGCAGTGGACGGGGTTGAAGCAGTTCTCTCCGTTGTAGGCGCACACGTGGCAGTCCAGAgcctgggctgggggccaggggacGGGGTGGGAGCTGGATGGGGGTCCCAGAACCGGGAGGGGCCCCTCCTCCAGCCCATCAGACCATAGGTCCCGTCACCTTCCCCAGAGCAGAAGAGCTGGAGGGACAGGGGATTAGGAGATCTGGCTTCTCTCCCCTCCTACCCCCCAACATGGGGCCGCCTGTTCTCTGTTCTCCATCCGCCTTACCCAGTGGGAGGCCCACCAGGGCCACCAGGAACAGGGTTAGCAGGGGCCCCATGGCTAGAGCTGAGAGTGGGCGTGGTGAGGTGAAGAGCCGTTGGTCCTGGATTCAACTCcggcaggggcagggcccaggggcgggggcggggtgtctgacaaccccctcccctcccagagcTCCTGCTGTACTGGAGGCACTGCAGCCCTGCACAGAGGTGGACAAAAGGCAGCTGGTCACCACAGAGACTGAGGGACCCAAGGGGACCTGGGCAGGGGAGCTGGTGGGCAGGAGAGCCTCCCAACTCAGCCTGGGTGTCCAGTTTCCTGAAGGAGGGGACACAAAAAGAgaagggagcagggtgggggacaTTCCAAGACGAGAGACTGGTATCTACAAGCCCAGGAGGCCTGTGGTGCAGACTGAAGGGGGGGGGGCTCATGCAGGGGCCTGTGGGAGCCTGACACACTGCACCCCCACCTGGGGCCCTGAGTGAGGGACTGGCCCCGGGGCTAGGTCTCTCTCACTGCTTCCCCTTCCCTTGGCTCCCGGGGTATCCCTGAGTGGGTCCCCCACTTCGGCTACTTTCGGGGTCCGGGGGCGCCGCTCGCTCTCCCAGGAAGCCGCCCGGGGCGCAGCCCTCCTAGGGCCGCAGCCGCAGCTCTGGGCAGGCGGCGGGGGAAGTGCGCTCTGAGCGCATTCCGGGGGCACTTGGGCACGGCCCCCGCACAGCTCCCCGGCTCGGCCTCGGTGAGGGGGTCGGGACCGAGCCCAATGTCCGGCCGGAGGCTGGGGGAATCTGGACCACCACTGCCCTCGGGCCCGCGGGGATGctcgggggcggcgggggtggggccgCAGCGTCCCCACCAGGGGAACTAATTAGACTCGCCCTTCCCCGGAACATCAAGCCgcctcatcccccccacccccactcaacTTCAGGATCTAACAGGCCTGAGTGAGGCCAGGCCTGCGGCTCCGgcgcctcccgccccctcccgcacAGCCCCACCCCAAAGACTGCGGTCCCAGCACAGGGGGAAGGTTTCGGGGTGACCTTAACTGTGACCTTCAGCACGCTGAACCTCCGCTGCTCCCGGGACTCACCGCGGCCGCTCGCCGACCCCTGGGTCTGACGGCGCGATCGTCCGGGGGCCCCGCGGAGACCACTCCGCTATAACCCTCTGCGGCCTCCGCGGCCAGGAGCCCGCAGCCCTGCGGGAGCCGCtgcggaggccccgccccggcccgcccccgcccggctttggacccgcccccgccccgccccaagCCCGCCCCTGGGCGCAGCCCCACCCCCGCCGCTTCCAGGCTCACGCCCCTCCCTCTATTTAACCTCGGTCCCGCCCAGTCTCCGCCCCTCCCGTCTccgccccttccccagccccgcAGTCTCAGCCCCGACTCCgcccccttcccagccccgccccctcgcagCCCCGACTCcgcccccttccccagccccgcAGTCGCAGCCCGactccccccttccccagccctgccccctcgTACCCCCGACTCCGCTCccttcccagccccgccccctcgcagCCCCGACTCCGCCCCCTCGCAGCCCCGCCCCTCGCAGCCCCGGCTCCGCCccttcccagccccgccccctcgcagccccggctccgccccttcccagccccgccccttcccggccccgccccctcgcagccccggctccgccccttcccagccccgccccctcgcagCCCCGACTCCGCCCCCTCGCAGCCCCGCCCCTCGCAGCCCCGGCTCCGCCccttcccagccccgccccctcgcagccccggctccgccccttcccagccccgccccttcccggccccgccccctcgcagccccggctccgccccttcccagccccgccccctcgcagCCCCGACTCcgcccccttccccagccccgcAGTCGCAGCCCGactccccccttccccagccctgccccctcgcACCCCCGACTCCgcccccttcccagccccgcAGTCGCAGCCCGactccccccttccccagccctgccccctcgcACCCCCGACTCCGCTCccttcccagccccgccccctcgcggcCTCGGCTCCGCCccttcccagccccgccccctcgcagCCCCGACTCCGCCCCCTCGCAGCCCCGCCCCTCGCAGCCCCGGCTCCGCCccttcccagccccgccccctcgcagCCCCGACTccgccccttccccagccccgcccagccgcagccccggctccgccccgccccggctctgtccccgcccccgccccaggtctGCCCGGGCTCCTCtgccaccccatcccccgcctGTCACGTCAGCCTGCCGCCGCCCACGTGGACTGGAACCCCAGGCTTGGCTCCGGCAGCGCCAAGTGCCGCACAGCCACCCCCACGCGATCCTCAGATGCTCGCGCACCATTCGGGGCGTCACCACGGGGTCTGGCCACAGTCCCCTGGTGCAatcttctgtctctctgtccgcCTGCTTCTGCCAGGTGCACTTTGCCCCCTCGCCCACGCCACCCCCAAGCCCTGAGCCTTCAGCCTGGTTCCGCAGAGGCGCAGCCCCAGGGCTCAGTGACCCCTGCCCCCGGCTCCTTCGTCAGCCtgcctggtccccaccgggcccTGCCTTCGCTGCTGAGGGACTTCTGTTCTGTTTTAGGCAAAACTTAAGATATTCATGGGccctacatttttcattttttctaatgtgaaaaaacattttatttcaccatacagggtttttgtttttgttttttctttaaaagaggtgaaccgggatccctgggtggcgcagcggtttagcgcctgcctttggcccagggtgcgatcctggagacccgggatcgaatcccacgtcgggctcccggtgcatggagcctgcttctccctctgcctgtgtctctgcctctctctctctctctctgtgactatcataaataaataaaaattaaaaaaaaataaaagcggTGAACCATTTGGGGGGCCCTAGGCACCAAGCCTCTAGAGCCATGGAGGCACTCTCTCTGGGCAGACTGGGATGGTTGGTCACCCTGTTGCCGGTAGTCACTGAGATGCTCCATGTGCCCCCAATATTCTCATCCTCATGAAGCTCACACTCTAAACACAGATCAAAACCAGAGCATGTCACAGGCTTCAGCATCAGGCTATGATGAATTACAGAGAACTGGGCTTGCTATCTTGCCTGAAACAACTAAAAAGGGGAGAATAGAGGAAGCAGCATTTTTAGGTCAGCCGAGGCAGTGGCTCTGGGCGAAGGGACTTGACAGGAGGCTCTGCAGGCCTTAGTACTGGGGGACCAAACAGAGCCCATGGTCTCCCTGATGGAGGcaagtggggagtgggggaggccaGGGCAGCTAGAATGCACAGGGCAGAGCTCAGATCGAGGAGGGCTGCCCAGGACAGAGctaggaggtgggcagagggttcCGGGCACGCATTTGGGGAAGCTACCCGAAGACGCAAAGGGAGCTGCAGAGAAGGATGGGACAGGACAGTCCCCAGAGCCACACAAGGCCACGGGTCAAAGATCACAGGCTTGAAGACGAGACATCAGGCAGAGCTAGCCAGGACGTGATGATGACTTCCAGCGCTGCAGGAAGCAGTGCAGCCGTGTCCCTGCAGTCCCAGGAGAGGCGAGGAAGGGAAAACATCGTCCCAAGAAATAATTGCCAaatctttctgaatttgttgAGCACTACAAACACACGGAACCCAGAAACTCAATGAACCCTAACaacaagaaatatgaagaaaaccgGGCCAGAGCACCTTGCGCAGCAGGTGTGAGAAGCAGCGACATAAACGGGGCCCTGAGGGCTTGCCAGGTGTGCGCCTCGGCCAGGGCCAGCTAGCGGCGCAGAGAGGCCAGGGCTGGAACCCCGGAACCCGGGCCACCCAGTGCAGCAGCCGCAGTGGAGGGGTCTGAATGCGCAGAGCATTTCCCAAGATGGCCTGTGCTCTGGGCCATAAGACAAATCCCAGTACATTTACAAGGAGGGAAATCATATGAATTGTTTCCTTAGACGACAACAGAAGTAAATTAGaaaccagaaacagaaaaatatttgtaagctcCCCCAGATATTTAGACACAGAGCAATGCATTTCTAAATAACCTATGAGTCAAAGGAGAAATTTGAGAGGAACTTAGAACCCCCAGCCCAATGAAAGTGAAAACGCAGCACAGCAAAGTTAGTGGGCACAGCTAAAGCAGTGTTCGGAAGGGGGGTGCGTCTGCATTAATACTCACATTAGAAAACCAGAAAGCTCTCAACACAGCGAGACTAGAACAGGATCAAAGCAAACCCTAAGGAAGCAAAATACagagaatgataaaaataaaagcaaaaccaccCCGCCAtgaaataccaaaagaaaaacaacgtGGAGGATCAATCAGACCTAAAGCTGATTCTTTGAGAACATCAATACGATTTTTAAACTCCTGTGCAGACTGATCCAAAAGAGAAGAGCTGGGACAAAGCACAAAGCAGGAGTGAGAAAGGGGGCATCAGGACAGGTCGCGACAACATTACACCAATGTGTCCCACAACGTAGATGACTTGGGCCGGGTCCTGCACATCCACGGGACAGGCCAGCAGCGCTCACTCTGCGGGACATACATAAGTGATTATCCCTCCATCTTTcgaagaaattgaatttgtagcTAAAAATCtgcccacaaagaaaactccagtgAATTCTACAAagcattgattgattgattgtatttatttttaaggactttaCATATTTGAGAGAGGGCGAGGGTGCATGaggaggggtaggggcagaggaagagggagaagcagactccctgctgagcagggagcctgaccccacGCTCCATCCCACAAACCAGAGATcgtgacttgagcagaaggcagcggCTTAAccggcttaaccgactgagccacccagacgctccTACAAAGCATTTAAAGTTGGGAGGCCGCCCTCCCCGCCATGACCAGAACCAGACACAGACATTACAGGGAACCGTGACAGACCGGCATCTCTCACAGACGTAGCTGTAAAAGTCATGAACAAAAATACAGCAAATGAATCCAatgatggagaaaaggaaatataaaacgACAAAGCACAACGCTGGTTTGACATTTGAAGATCAACGAGTGTGATTCACCATAGCACAAGCCGACTATCTGCATAGATTTGGGAAAAATGTTTGACAAAAATCTCACATCCATTTCTgatccaaccaaccaaccaaccaaccaatctcTTAGCAGACTAGGGACAGGAGCCTGATGAAGGCATCTGCAGAAATCCTACAGCGGATGCAGGCGATTGGTACACCCTGAACGCTGGCCCTCCCTAGCAGGAGCAGAGCAGGCTCTGATGGTTCTTACTCAGCCACCTGCCGGAAGCCCCGTTGTGCAACGAGGAACAGAAGGACATAAAAGACACAAAGATTGGAAGGGAAGTAAAACTGCCTCTGGGTTTCAGATGACAAGACTGttcacaaagaaaatttcagggaatgtacaaaaaaaaaaaaaaaaaaagccctcaagaAAGCCTCTTAGAACTATGTTGgtttagcaaggttgcaggatagaAGGTTAACTGGCAAACAtgtattgcatttctatattccTATAACCAACAACTGATAATTGAAAATGGAAAAGACCATTTATAAAAAACATCTCATGCAATACTTGGGGATGATGTTGACAAAAGA
This portion of the Canis aureus isolate CA01 chromosome 14, VMU_Caureus_v.1.0, whole genome shotgun sequence genome encodes:
- the LYNX1 gene encoding ly-6/neurotoxin-like protein 1 — translated: MGPLLTLFLVALVGLPLAQALDCHVCAYNGENCFNPVHCPAMVTYCMTTRTYYTPTRMKVSKSCVPSCFETVYDGYSKHASTTSCCQYDLCNGAGLAIPGTLALTPILLATLWGLL